One stretch of Centroberyx gerrardi isolate f3 chromosome 13, fCenGer3.hap1.cur.20231027, whole genome shotgun sequence DNA includes these proteins:
- the LOC139909285 gene encoding GTPase IMAP family member 4, whose protein sequence is MGPWNSPGNVVNNLELKILLVGPRRTGKSSVGNTLLGRGRVFETRGGGASAAASGVNTGRHMTVVDAQGWGSSEDSKPREEKIELLRALDLCGSGGPHVILLVIPLLDFTEPERRAIESRMEILTSGVWRHTMVLFTFGDWLRGRGRSVEQHIQSGGPALQWLMEKCRYRYHVLDNKMAVTTKQERKQVRELLGRVEDMLQENGGWHFSLHMYHRLEEEWSRREQELRARIEAEKEEERVKGERETEERRLRKLIS, encoded by the exons ATGGGACCCTGGAACTCACCTGGAAATGTTG TCAACAACCTTGAACTAAAGATTTTACTGGTCGGTCCAAGACGGACAGGCAAGAGCTCTGTTGGCAACACTCTGCTGGGCCGGGGGCGGGTCTTTGAAACCAGAGGAGGCGGGGCCAGCGCAGCCGCCAGTGGCGTCAACACTGGACGTCACATGACCGTGGTGGACGCACAAGGTTGGGGTTCATCTGAGGACTCGAAgcccagagaggagaaaattgAACTCCTGAGAGCCTTGGATCTGTGTGGATCTGGAGGACCCCATGTTATTCTGTTAGTAATCCCTCTATTGGATTTCACTGagccagagaggagagcaaTTGAGAGCAGAATGGAGATCTTGACCTCTGGAGTCTGGAGACACACTATGGTGCTGTTCACCTTTGGAGACTGgctgagggggagggggcgaAGCGTGGAGCAGCACATCCAATCAGGAGGCCCCGCCTTGCAGTGGCTGATGGAAAAGTGTCGCTATAGATACCATGTGCTGGACAACAAGATGGCCGTCACCACcaagcaagagagaa AGCAGGTGAGAGAGCTGCTGGGCAGAGTGGAGGATATGCTGCAGGAGAACGGGGGATGGCACTTCTCCCTTCACATGTACCACAGActggaggaggaatggagccGCAGAGAGCAGGAGCTGAGGGCGCGGATAGAGGccgagaaagaggaggagagggtgaaggGGGAAcgagagacggaggagaggagg CTGAGGAAGCTGATCAGCTGA